A genomic segment from Schistocerca piceifrons isolate TAMUIC-IGC-003096 chromosome 4, iqSchPice1.1, whole genome shotgun sequence encodes:
- the LOC124795387 gene encoding lipopolysaccharide-induced tumor necrosis factor-alpha factor homolog, with protein MEPNKSQPPPYGFQPPPTQPPPYTQTPQAQPYGPPPPQPGYVQQHITVVAPLMLGTDPCTTECPACRATIVTRTSSKPSTNTHLLALLLCIFGLWPCVCVPYCAECAYAVDHFCPNCNAYIGQSMA; from the exons ATGGAGCCAAACAAGAGCCAGCCACCCCCATATGGGTTCCAGCCGCCGCCCACGCAGCCACCACCGTACACACAGACACCTCAAGCGCAGCCTTACGGCCCGCCCCCACCACAACCTGGATACGTCCAACAACACATCACAG TGGTGGCGCCTCTAATGCTGGGCACAGACCCTTGTACAACTGAGTGTCCCGCGTGTCGAGCTACCATAGTGACCAGGACGTCGTCGAAGCCATCCACAAACACGCACTTGCTGGCGCTGCTGCTGTGCATATTCGG GCTGTGGCCGTGTGTGTGCGTGCCCTACTGTGCCGAGTGTGCGTACGCAGTCGACCACTTCTGCCCCAACTGCAACGCCTACATCGGCCAATCGATGGCGTAA